A region of the Sarcophilus harrisii chromosome 3, mSarHar1.11, whole genome shotgun sequence genome:
GGCTTCAAAACCAGagagttctgggttcaaatcctaccttttcaCAGTTCTTATGATGAGATCGTGGGtgagtcattttatttttaaatgcctgtGGTAAATCTCAGACTGTAAATTGCTGACCCTGCATTGGTAAGGCACTAGCCTCGCTTGGGATGGtgaatttagatttgaaaagGAACTAGGAGACTGGAAACCAGTTTGTctgagttttttttcccattttacaaacgaggaaatTTAGACAGAAAAGTTTGATGGTTTAACTAGAGACCTGactaaatcaggatttgaactcagtccctCTGACCCCTCTCCCCCAGCATGATACCCATTTTTCCTTTACCAATAAGATCACAGGCCTTCATCCGTTTAATATCTCAGTAGGAGTCCCCTTTTGTTGACCCTCAGCAACTACTCCTAAGTAGTGAACATTTTAAGGAGATCTTCTGTAAGATGATCATTCAGGTCCCTTCTAGGTCCTATGATTTTGAAATCCCGGGACTTTGATCCCTCCGGGCTCATTTCGGGAggatcccctcattttacagagggggaaactgaggggcagagagagggaaggaacttGCCCCAATTAGTCATTCACTGGCAATTCAAGACTAGAACCGGTTCTCTAGATTCTCATTGGACAAGACTCAAAAATGGAAAGGACCCAGTACAGCTAAGAAATGCTTATGGCTCCTACGTGCCCCAGAGGCGGCCCCCCCCTCGGGGCGAAGCACCTACTCCAGAGCACTCTCTTGCTCCTCCCCTCCATTAGAATTGGACAGGCCCCTTTTGGTCAGTTCTCCAATCAGAGGGCCCCGTCTCTCCAGGCCACGCCCAGCGAGTGAGCCCGGAGGCTACTGGGGAATGGAGTGCGGTTCTGTTTTGGGAGAGGGCCACTGAAACCATTTAAGCGACGGACTACAACTCCCAGAAGGCCACTCCATCTTTAGCCTTCTGCTCCGCCCCTCTCTCAACTTTttaagaaggggggggggaggaaagtaCACTACCCAAAAATGTAGCTCCTCCCCACTCCCCGAAATTCCCCAGTCACCCATCCCCGCTCCAGACTGTTGCTACGGAGAAAGTTCGGTGTTCTTCTGGGGGAGCCTGGGGAGGTTAGGCAGAGAGACACAAGCCCCTTGATCCCTGAGAGATAGGCAGGAGAAAGGGGCCCTtcactcccttctccctctcccaaatAAAGCCAGGCTgaccctgcccccccccccccagggttCTAAAACCAGTCTCCAGCCTCCGAGGTCTCCCTGCCTGCTTCCTTTCGGCACCTCTAGTGTGGTTCATCACCATTCACGCGTTTGAATAACGCCCTAAGTTTCTCCCCATTTCCCAGGCTGGAAAACTGAGGGTCAAAAAAGTTACGATGTGCTCACAGGCATATATCTAGTATTAGGGGAAAAGACTGGAACTGAACCCGGGTCTCCTCAACCCCAGTCCCACCGCTGGAACTCACGACTGCGCGCGGCTCCTTAGAAGCGTCCGGCGGCGCCCAAAGCCAGACCAGCACTCCCCCGGGGGTTGGAGCTTGGATGGCCACCGCCATCGCCCCCTTCTGACTCGGATCTCCCAGGGTCCCAAGACCTGCCCCGATTCTCCCAGATCCCCAGCAATCTTCTCTCGAATCCCCCAGGTGCCTTCGGGCAGCTCCGGTCCCTGGGCTCTCCCTCCTGCTCCTCCCCCCCAGCCCACTTCTCCCAAGCTCACCGATCCGGGCTCCATGGCTCCGGACTGGAGGCGGGGCAGGGGCCCGGAGCCTGGGCTTGTCCCTCCCAGGCAGCCCGGTCGACAGCTCCGCCGCCCACGGCGACTGGCTGAAGCCTCACCCGCGCCACGCGCTGATTGGCTGGGCGAGGATAGCGATCGGACTACAGGTGATGCTGGTCTCtcgctcctcctcctcctcacctgcGCCCCGGGCCATTTAAAGACCTGAGTCGCGTGACTACCGGATTAACTAGCCTCTCGGGTCGGCCTCCCGGAGCCCGCGCAGGTTCCTCCTCCCGGGACCATCTAAGAGCCCAGAGGGAGGGGGTGAGTTGGGAAGAAGAGTTATTTTCGCTAGGGCTGGCGGAAAGGGGACCCCGCCCGGCCCCGCCCCTCGCACCGGGCTGCATGGACAGCGCAGGCGTAAAGAGACGGCTAACGCAACTGTCCCCAGCCCCTCCGGCAGCCAATCAGAGCGGCCCGAGGCGGAGGAGGAGAAGAGGCGTAGCGTTGCCATAGCGACCAGGCTCCTGCCTCCTCCGACTCTCCGAGGCCCCGCCTTGGAGGCGCCCGAGGCTGGGGAAGGCGGTGGGTCTGTCctgggcggggcggggcggggcgggggcggggccgggtTCCGAGCCTCCCTCTGCCGCTCCCCTCCGCATACTTATACACACGCACGCACCCGTGAGCACGCACACGTGCACGCGCACAGCCAGGTGTCCGAGGGCATGGGAACTAGTAGCGATAAAGACGAGGAAGGAGAGGCGGGAGTTAAAACAGGAAAGGCAAGGTAGAAAAGGAGAAAGCCCTGAGGGGGATAGACGGGaatggagagaggggaggaaagcagagagagacaTTGACATGGAGACgcagagggaaagaaataaataacCACAAGTGAAATGGAGACCGGGAGACCAGAacagggagggagacagagacagagacagagacagagacagagacagagagagacagagacagagagagacagagagagacagagagagacagagaaagagagacagagacagagacagagggacagagagagacagagagaaaagagagagagagacagagagagagacaagagagagacagagagagagagagagagaggcagagagacagagaaagagagacagagacagagacagaggacaagagagacagagagagaaagaaagagagagacagagagagaaagagatagagacagagagacagagacagagagagacagagagacagagacagagagagacaggagagagagagacagagagagagacagagagaaagagacagagaagagcagagagagacagagagagacagagaaagagagaagagacagagagcagagggaagagagagacaggagagaaaagagagagagagcaagagaggacaagagaagacagagagaggagagagaggaggaacgAGGACAACccaagggaagaagagggagagacgAGGAAAGACAAGGAAGGGAACAGAGAAGTCAAagcaaggaagaagaggagggaaaagcaggaagggaaaagaaagggaggaagagagactgGAGGAAAGCTGAATTAAAGGGAGAAGAGGTCGATTTCCTTGCAACCCCCACTTCTGATTACAAAGGATTAATGGGGCCTGACCAGAGATAAACCCACTTCTAATTAAGCAGAGGCATGGGGCTCCTTGCCAGTGGGAGAACTTGAAAAAGTGAAATCTAAGGAGTTTAAGGCTATCCAGGCTCTCGCTCAGAATGAGGCTGGAGATCCCTGCGGGGGGTAAATCGATTTCCCCGCCCCAGCTTCTGCATTTCTCCCCAGAAATTGCCCGGAGGGAGACTTTCCCTCCGGAGGTGAGAGAGTTCCTTGGTTCAGGAGAATTTGAGGCCCAGTTGAGGGACCAAGGACCCAAGGATACTTAGGAGGCGGTCACTGAAGGAAACAAAGCAATTCCAAAGTCCTTGCTCTGTTCTCAGCCTAGGAATCTGGGATGTGAGCACTCTACTAAGAAAAGACTTCCAGGCCCAGCGATACTAGAACCTGGGTGCTGAATGCCCCACAGTCTTGCCCTCTGAAATGTGAGCTTACCCTTCTCCCAGCCTGGATATGTATTTGTGGGAGAGTGAACCCCAAGTTTTATCCTATACTCACTTTCTTACCATGCCATCTATCTTCAGTAATACCTTTGTAAATGACTAATTACGCTGATTGATGGTTACCGGGTGTTTGTGAGTTATAGTTTGCTTgtttttggtttcatttatttatttttttaaaggagtgaaAAGCTAAGAGAACCCTCCCTGGAGAGCAAACATTAGAAATGAGCCAGAGAGATTGTTATGtgcacaaagaaagagaaagagacagaaggaaggagagaaagggaaaggagaggggagggagagcgAGGAACAGAGGTgggggagacaaagaaggaagagagggagagagaggaggaggaagggagggagggaagagaaggagagaagtcCAGGAGTCCATATGACTCagtacttttttattattctattttctgcCTTCCTCTTGTAGCCAGCCCTGGCCCTCTTCAGCAGTGTGTCATCCCTGCTTTCCAAGGACAGGCCCACACGATGCTCCTTCTCCCTCACGATCCAGGAGAGCGGGGGCCGCCATCTCTAAGTGTACTGATGGGAAGGGTAGACGCTATGCCCGTCATACTCGGTTGTGGTGAGGCACCGAAGCATGAAGTGCCCCAGGTCGTGTTTGGAGATCACTCGGAAGGGCCCCCGTCCGTCCACAGTCACATTGTAGGCCTTGGTCAGGGGCTGGTCCCCGGCTGcagtgggaagaggaagaaaagacatcTTGGAGCTCGACTGCCCTTTTCTCTCTTGCCCTTCCCAAAAGGGAGAAGGTGTCCTCTGGGGCTCTAACTGAGGGCACATCCTGGAGACTGTGGCCTAACTAGGAGGCTCAGAATCAGGTTTGTAACAGGCCAAGGCCACCCCTAACTCAGGTGGGGCCCCACTACATGGAAGGGCTCTCAGAGGTCCCCGGAGGAGTTGAGCTttcttcccaccccccacccccagatgaaCAAGGGAGAGCCCAGGGCCTGCTTTCCCGAAATCACCGACCAATATGTGGGGGCATCACAGCCACATAGTGCAGACCCGACTCCTGCAGCAGCTTATGCATCCGGATGTGGTCATCGGTCACTGCCTGGAGGCGGGCAGGGACCTGGGCTGGGTCCCACAGGAGGAAAGCTGCAGAGAGAGCAAGAAGGGAACAGCGTCACAGACCGGAGCAGGCAGTCCTGGCCAACTACCTCTAGGAGCAGGCACACATCATCCATGAGAGACTCCTAGTGGTGGGGAGctcattccctcttttttttttttttttttttttttttttttttgctgaggcaattggggttaagtgactcgcccagggtcacacagccagaagtgttaaatgtctgagaccaaatttgaactcagatcttccagattccagtgcaggtgctctagccactgggccacttagctgcccctgccCGTATTTTCATTAGGCAGTTTTTGCTCGTTTGTTGGCCCTGAGGTTGATTTGGAATCTGCCTCCCTGAAGCTTCTCCTACCCAAAGGACctaattttcccatctaggggaaAACAGAATAAGTCTAGTTCCTCTTtcttgaaataataatagtaattatagctaacatttatatacagacttaatatgtgccaggtgctgtgctaagcacttcataaGTTTATCTCACttgttaataatgataatgataacatttaggtagcacctactatgtgccaggcaatgtgctcagcattttatcaatattatctcactgaataatgataatgatagataacgtttataaagtgcctactatgtgccagccactgtgctaggtgctttacaaatattatctcatactAATGATAATAACAGGAAACATTTATATGATAATAagggctaacatttatatagtacctactatgttccaggaaatATGATAAGTGCTTTTACAAACAGTAtcttaatttgattctcacagcaaccttgGGAAACGAgtactattttcttcattttacagatggggaaactgaggcaaacacattAAGCAACTTGTTCAAGgccacacaactagaaagtgtctaaaGACTTCCTGCCTCCGAGCCTGGCCAATCTTAAAAGATAGTtaaaataaatagttaaatataaaGTTCTCCAACCCAACCCCATTCCAGCTAAGTATTTCCAGATCAGTCACCTTGCCTGGTCTCCAGACAACTTTCCAATTTGGCTGCTCTTTTCTCCCCCAATTTTCTCCCTTTGTACTCCCTCAATCAAGATTTGAGGATGACACTCGTGACCCTTTTCAGATCCCCCACTTTTTCCAGTGTTCCCCCATCCTCCAACCTTCTGAGTGCTGGCTAAGGCCCCCAGGAAGGCCCAAAGTCCCCGCTCCACCCACCCGAGGTGCAGGCCACGACCTTGAACACGCCATGGGCCTTCATGGCAGCCACGATGTTCTGGGTGCCCTCCGACATCACGGTGGTGGGACCTTGGAGGGGAGGACAGAGAGTGACGGTCACTTGTTGGAGGGGGTGGAGGCAGCGGGAGTGGTGGAGGTGGCGGGGGTGGTTGTGGCTGAGGGGGCCGGGGCACAGGGACAGGCCGGGGGCACAGGGGAGGTTCAGTACTCAGGTCACTGCCGGTGCCCAGCAATATAACGACGGCATCCTGCCCTGCCACGGTCTCCTCCACGTTGGCTGCTTTGAGGACATCACCCACCACCACCCGGGCTGGCTGGGGACCGTCAGAGGGCAGCTTGGAGGCATCCCTCACCAGCACTGTCACTTCATAACCTAGACATGGACgagagacaaaaagatagagaGGTCAGGGGTTGTCTGGGAACTGGGAGCCTGAGGCAATGCGATTTAGAATGACTCGATGTCAACcaaccaagtagaatttattaaacCTATACTCTGTCAGGTACTGTGCCTGGGGTACAAAGAAGGGGAGAGACAAAGCTTTCTTCCAGAGCTTGAAATCTAATGGGAGACGGACACAACATGCAAACAAGGATGTCCAAATGACACATAAACAGGATGTGTCAGGAGTAGCCTGAGAGGAAGGCCAAGATCAAGGAGTCTCCCAAGAGATCATGcagatcaagtcacttaactccaaggaggaggaaaaggaggaggaggaggaagaggaaaaggaggaggagaaggaagaggaaaaggaggaggaggaggaagagaaggaggaagaggagaagaaggaagaagaggaggaggagaaggaggtagaggaggaggagaaggaggaggagaggaggaggaaaaaaaaagattttaacattGTATGAGAAGCAAGGATGGTATCATAGAAAGCAAGttctaaatttggagtcagagacctggattcaaatgctatCTCTGAAACCTTTCTTtaccaccaaagtgaccctgaacaacttaacctgtttgcctcagtttcctcatctgtaaaattaaggagtcagactagatggcctttgaggtccATCTCAGTTCTAGTTCTAGGATCTCATGACCCCAATTCCTCTGGGGAGGTAAATAATGCATGCAGGAGACAGGCGGCAAGGATCTGACCTCAAGGTTACTGAATCGCACAGAACCAGAATTCTCCTTTCCACCTACACCAAGCAGGCTCTTAATAGTTAAATAAGGCCCATTTCTAGAACGGCCTTTCCTCTCGAGGGAGGCAAGATGgcacattttacaaaggaggaaacggAGGCCCAGGGACTTGACCAAGAGTTTTCCGATGAGTATGTGTTGGAACTGGCATCAAACCCCAGGTTTCTCCCTTCTCAGCTCCAAGGCACCAGGCTCCCCCTAAAACAGAGGCTCCTTATCATAGAGACATGGGAAACTAAGGTCTGGGGGGGGTCAGATGTCCAGACTCCCACACCCCATCATGTGCCTTAGCTCCCGGGGTGCAATCCCAAGGGTGAGCAGTAGGGAGGGAGAAGGTGGGGGCAGGAGGAAGTTAGGAAAGGAATGACTCAGCAACTCCCAACTTCCTCCCCTCCTCACATTGCCCCCCTACTCTTGAAATCCTAGTCAGCAAGAACATCTCCTTTCGGCTTCCTCTCTATGTCCCATGTCACAAAAGGGCACCCCTTGGGCATTGGGGGATGGGAGGGGTGTTGGTCTGGGCTAGAGTATTGGGAGTATCCATTTCAAAGGTGCCCAGGCTAGATACCAGAGGCACGGCCCCACTCACCCCCGTGGGGCCTCAGATAGCTGTTATCTGGCTTCCCACCTGGGTCAGTTAATGCTTCTGCTTGCTGCCAGTCTGAGGACTAGGCAGGGAGCGGGGCCCAGGGCTTCCTGGTGTCCCCTCACAGTTCTCCCCAAAGGAAGCTCCCAGCCCAGGCAGGGCCCTAGCCCAAGGGGTCCCGGCGCAGAAGCTGACATCATACATCACTGTGGCCCAGGCTGGAGACAATGTGGGACCCCGTCATGACTTTGCTTCTAGACCTGTGTTTTCACAAGACCTCCTGTGGGTGTCCCGGAAAGCCAGGGGTTCCCTCTGAACCAGCCATGTGCCCCCACACAGCTCCATCGTGGCTCTGGCTCCGTCCTCATGCCGTCCGCAGCCCCGTCCCCGCGCTCACTCCCACGTCCCCAGCAGAGCCCCCGGTCCCGCCTCTCGTCCCCATGGCCCCGAGTCTCTCCATCCTGCCCCCGTTTCCAGAACCCCCGTGCCCCATCCCCGCGGCTGCCCCGGGGCACCCGAGTCCGTCTGCTCCAGCTCAGTCTCCCAGTGCCTCCTCTTGCCCCAGTACCCTTTGCCCCGTCCCGTGCCCTCCCGAGCCAGAGCCTTCTCCCCGCTGACCTCGAGCCCTCCGTTTTCGGCTTCCGCGGCCCCTCCCTCTgcgcccccccccgccccctccgcGCCCCTCTCTGCGCCTTCAGAGCCCCCCGCGCCGTTCCCCCCAGAGCCGCCCCCGGTCCCAGCGCCCCTGCCCCGTGCCTGCTTGCACAGCCTGAGCCAGCGTGGCGAGCCCGGTCCTGCCGGTGGCTCCAAAGAGCGCGATCTTCTTGATGGTCATGCTGCCGGGGCGGGGGGCGTCTTCTCGGGCCGGGAGCGGGGCAAAAAGCGCGCCTCGCGGCGAAACCTCGGGCCCGGATCTAAAGCCCGAGCTCCGCTCGCCTGCCCCCAGCCTCAGCCGGGCCCCACCTCCCGGGAGGCCTGTCCTCGGGAGTCCCGCCTCCGGACTGCGCCCGCCCACGGCTCGGGGAAAGCCGTCCTCCTTAGCCCTCCGGTTTTATTTTAAAGGTCCCGTCGTAGACAAAGTCCTCTGCTGGGCGTCTGGCGGCCGCGCAGAGCTCAGCGCGCTCCGATCCTCCACGCCTtcaaaggtgaggaaactgaggcaaaatttaCAGCCCATTCACACCAGCCAGGCACTCGGAGTAAGGCAGAAACAAAGCAATCCCGACCTTCCAAGAGCTTTTTTCCGAAGGACAAAGGGCTGAGTATTTTCCTCAGTCTCTCCCCTCTTCGGTCCAtgtttccaaagagatatttcctAAAGCAGGGAGTCTGAATTTGCCCCTTCCCGCTGAATAATCTCCCGTGGCTCTCTCTCACCGCCGGAATCGGATGCATTTTGGCGTTTAAAGCCGGTCAAAACTGAGCTCCAACCTGTCTTTCCAGCCGTACACATCCCTCTCCTTTCTAGGGGACTTTCATAGGTTTCTGCGTCTGTGGTTGTTCCATTCATTGTCtcgatttttttgtttgttttgttttttgtttttgttttgtttttcgtttgggtttttttttttttttttaatgtctgtcAGAATCTCTATCTCCCTGTCTTATGCTCTGTACTAAGGTGGATGTAAGGCGGTGGCTTGAGAGGAAGTTTCATGTTGACTTTTTATCCCTAGCAACTAGCACATCCCGGGTAAATAATTTCTGTATTGGCTTGGAACTGGGTGCATATGGAGGTGGGGGGTGGGCAGAGAGGGGACAGAATGGAGGATGACCTGAAGGGGACAAGAGGAGTGATGGAGCTCTGGAGAGAAACGGGCAAGTTTGCTGGAAGAACATATTTAGATGGAAAGACCCACGTTCTCTTTGGGGAGCATAGGGCTTGCAGGATGTCCATAAGGAGCTGTCCAGCAGATAATACAGGAGAGAGATTACGGTTGGATGTTGAGGTCTGGGAATCATCTGTGTAGAGAGATCATTGAACCTATGGGGGCAAGGGAGATCATTAAGAAagagcaggggggggggggggggggagagttaGTCCCAGGACATAACCTTGGGGAATTCCTGCAATTAAAGTGCTAGGAGATGGATGGCAATTTAGCAGACTAATGAAGACGTCTGACAAGCAAGAGGAACACCGGGGGAGGGCAGTGTCAGGAAATCAAGGAAAGAATATGTTGAAGGACATGGCTGATGGTGTCACCAGCTGCAGAGAGGTGGAGAAGAATAAGGACTGAGAGAATAAGGACTTGGAATCAGTAATACAAGTTCATTGGCAACCTTGGGGAAAAGTCTCAGTTGAGTTTTAAGATTCAAAGTCAAATTACAAAGgatggagaaatgaaaagatggtGGGAATGAAGGGATAATGTTTTTATTAAGCCATGAAAGGGATATGGAAATATAGCATAATAGTTAAGGGGAAGACAAATGAGTTTTTTAAGGATGGGAAGTCGAGCAGGTTTATAGGTggtgaggagagagaggagaagaaaacacagagaatgagagagaattgAGAGAGTCAAAGGGACAAAGCTCCTGGATATGGGAGAGGTAGGAATTAAGGGCACATGTGAAGAAATTGGCCTTGGCCAGGAAGAGGACTACGTCTCTTTCTCACAGACTAGAGCAAGAGAAAGGAGAATGGGGAGGGGGGCGTTGCGAAGAGGGGTTTTGAGGtgtaaaataggaaagaaaagagctCTCACAATGAATGActgattttcttagcaaagtagGGGTGAGACTCATGCAGGAATGAGGGAATGAGAAGAGTCTGAGGAGAGAAAACTACTgggaatgtaatttttaaaaaagtcagtgagagaataaaaaaatgatgTGCAACAGGGATGATCTAGTCCTGATCGGACCTCGTGAGGTTTTTCAGCCAGCGTAGTTGGTTTTCCTCAGGAGTGTGTAGAATGTGAAGAATGGAGAAGCGTGGACCAAGTTTATGGTTCAGCAAAGCACGAGAAAGGTGTAAGGGATCGATTCAAAGgtaaaggaaatgtgaaattcAGCTGGTCATCCATAGGATTCAAGAGTGTAAAGGGAAGGAAAGTAAAGCCAAAGTGGGAAAATGAactgagagaagagggaaggggaaacaCTGGAAGTTATGATGGTGAAGAATAGGTCTGGGGAAGATGGAAGGCGATCAGAGAGAGGAATTTCAGCGCTGAAAGTTATGGAGATAACATAGTGGTGGGTGATTGTGAACCTCTAACTGCAGGTGACCAAGCTGTGGAGGGACACACTAAGGTGGAGGGAGCGACATTGTAAGTCATGGAAAATGAAGAGGCTGAGGAACTACTGATTTTGCAGTAGTAGGCCTTTAGGGGTTTTTGTTAGAGGAGTTTAATGTCTGACTTTCATCTTCCTGGCTTGAGAGGAAGATGGGAAGTGCTGGGCTTGAGAGGACCAAACTCCtcaaattagaaatattaaaagcCAGGAGTTCCAATAGATAAATATCACAAAGAGCTGGCCGCCGTGCCATGGACCAATGGAGTAATCTGCGAGGATGATGGGGACAAAAGGATGGTTTGGAAGTGGCAGTGAAAAGCAGTGTTTCCTTCTCCCTTAGTTTAGTGTCACCTAGTGGGGACATGAGGGAAGTACTCATCGCTGGAGATAGTGGCCAAGGATGATTCAGAGAGAGGCAGGTTTCTCAGTGCCAGAAGATAAATGAGTTCTAGGAAGAAAGGGAATTTCAGAGGCTCCATGGGGCATGGTGGAACTGGGAGGGCAGAGGACAGAGATTGGGGAAGAAAAGATGAGCTGCCTTAAGAATGAGGACTCAAAATGGGGAAAGATGAGTTTCTCCCAAAGTCAAGTTTAAAGTTTGTCATAACCAAGATTTTCAGAATCTGAGCCCAGCTTTTCCTCTTGTAGCAGCTCACGTCTGGGTGTCTTATTTGCATCCAATTGTTTACTGTTTTGCTCTTGAGGGTAAGCTTCGTGTATCTGTCGGTTGGCTGGCATGTGTGTGGGGTCACTGTCCCTGGGACCCGTTTCTGGCTGCATGGGTTTCGGGGTGTCTGTGTCGGTTCCACTGGGTGCCTCTGGTTTTGTATGTGTCAGAATCCCTGTGTCTTATGCTCTCTGCCCGTCTGCCCCTCTGTACCCCCTTGAGAGATAAGGCCTGAAGACCAACACCCAAGAGGGATCTGCACTGCTAAACCCTTGTTTCTTCATGGTTGTCCAGAATAGAGGCTgctctcttagcctcagtttctccttctgttGTTGCTCAATCGTGTCCACttttgtgaccctgtggaccatgCGGCAGGTCCATACTGggcatggggttttcttggcaaagattctggagtggttaaAGAAAACAgagcttaagtaacttgcccatgatGGCACAGCCAGTAAGAGGTGTGAGGGCGAATTTGAAGTCCTGTTTTCATGACTTCGGGTCCATTGGGACAAGTAACTGCCTCTTTCCCTCAGTACCGGCCCAGCTCAAACCCCGCCCCTTGCGGGTGGGGGCTGTTAGGAAGGACTTAATCTGGAAGGCCAGTAAAAGTGCTTTGAAGGTTCAGAAGTGGGGGCGGGGAAATGGGGATTTCCAGTTTTAGGAAGTTAGGGGTCGCAGCTAGGAGGTGGGAGGTGGTTTTTGAGTGAGGGGGTGTTTGAGGGTAAGCTGGGAGCAAGCTGGCAGGGCGGTGTCCCAGCTGAGTTAGGAGGCCCAGAGGGAGGGCGGGATGAGGGTCCCTGCTGAGGGGTTTTTAGAGGGAGCTTTCCTGTGAGAGGGGGAAGACGGGGAGAAGGGTtggtgggagagaaagaaaggaaaagcccGGCGAGCGGGGATCCCAGGATTGAGGTTTCGGGAGgtgggagagggtggggagattTGAGAGAAGAAACTGGACAAAGTCCGGAAGTACCTGGGTTAAAGgatgaaagggagggaggggcggGGTGGGAGGAGGCAGAAAAGAGCGGGGATAGCTTGGGGGATTCAGGTTAGGGGGGGGGAGGAGCGGGGGGGCCGGAGGGGAGGGAATGGCGAGGGGGCCGGATGGTGGGGAGACGGATGGGGGTCCCCCGGGCCGGTGCGAATGGTGCAAAGGGGGGGCCCCCATCGCGGTGGCGAGGTCCTGGGGAGGGGCTGAGAGAGGGACTCCAGATACCAGGGGTCAAGTCAGATGAGGGGCATGAGGGGGTCCCTGGCTAAGCGGacgctgggggggtgggggagggtccAGGGGCCTGTCGAAGGCGGGGGTGAAGGAGCAGGCCGCTGCCGTGGATCCCGGAGGGCGGAGGGGGCCCATGGGGCGGGGGCGGCACGGCTGAGGCTGCGGCGGCGGCGCATGCGGCCCAGGCCCGagcccggcggcggcggcggcggcggcggcggcggcggcggcggtcaGAGCACCCGGGGCCAGCCGGAGCTTCGGCAGCGGCTGCTGCGGCAGCTGCGGCGGCATCGGAGGGACAGGAGGAGGAGGGGCGGCCGGAGCGCGGAGGCAGCGGCCCGGGCCGGGCAGGCGCAGGTGAGACCCTGGGGCGGCAGGCCCAGCGCCCGGGGCAGAGAGGGATGGGGG
Encoded here:
- the BLVRB gene encoding flavin reductase (NADPH); its protein translation is MTIKKIALFGATGRTGLATLAQAVQAGYEVTVLVRDASKLPSDGPQPARVVVGDVLKAANVEETVAGQDAVVILLGTGSDLSPTTVMSEGTQNIVAAMKAHGVFKVVACTSAFLLWDPAQVPARLQAVTDDHIRMHKLLQESGLHYVAVMPPHIAGDQPLTKAYNVTVDGRGPFRVISKHDLGHFMLRCLTTTEYDGHSVYPSHQYT